A part of Bacteroidota bacterium genomic DNA contains:
- a CDS encoding PorP/SprF family type IX secretion system membrane protein, producing MRKSIFIFALFISALAANAQQFPWYTQYRSNLYMFNPGFCGTKRFVDLRLFYRYQWAGYKGAPKTYAATFNMRLMEGKVGTGLIFFNDEIGPFKNTNASLSFAYHLKFDDVELSIGLQGSYMQQLFNGTKLTLHNQADQSINLLASSKTTAYDGSFGLVLINDRFYLGVGGINILGKEMNHTYYNTPGFLGKYKNEAAYSVAAGYNYAENPNYTFENSLMALYTSGVPIYIDYTLRLHINKILLTGFSIRFKDAVALHLGFNIKNQFQVAYTYDYVTSPLRKYQSGSHELSIVFSSDLGRNQQKRGFNGRFLKQKFQYLL from the coding sequence TTGAGAAAATCAATCTTCATATTCGCTCTATTCATTTCAGCGCTTGCCGCTAATGCACAACAATTTCCTTGGTACACACAATACCGTAGCAATCTTTATATGTTTAATCCCGGTTTTTGTGGCACAAAACGTTTTGTTGATTTACGATTGTTTTATCGCTATCAATGGGCCGGTTATAAAGGTGCGCCTAAAACGTATGCCGCAACTTTTAACATGCGTTTAATGGAAGGCAAAGTTGGTACTGGTTTAATTTTCTTCAATGATGAAATTGGTCCGTTTAAAAACACCAATGCTTCTTTAAGCTTTGCTTATCACTTGAAATTTGATGATGTTGAATTATCGATTGGCTTACAAGGGAGTTATATGCAACAATTGTTTAATGGAACAAAGTTAACTTTACATAATCAGGCTGATCAAAGCATTAATCTTTTAGCCTCTTCTAAAACCACTGCTTATGACGGTAGTTTTGGCCTTGTGTTGATTAACGACCGATTCTATTTAGGAGTGGGTGGGATTAATATCTTAGGAAAAGAAATGAATCACACGTATTACAATACACCCGGCTTTTTAGGTAAATATAAAAATGAGGCCGCTTATAGCGTAGCTGCAGGCTATAACTACGCTGAAAACCCGAACTATACTTTCGAGAATTCACTTATGGCTTTATACACAAGTGGAGTTCCAATCTATATCGATTACACTTTACGTCTTCATATCAATAAAATTTTACTTACCGGTTTCAGTATCCGATTTAAAGACGCTGTTGCTTTGCATTTAGGATTTAATATAAAAAATCAATTTCAAGTGGCTTACACCTATGATTATGTTACTTCGCCATTACGTAAATATCAAAGCGGGTCGCACGAACTAAGTATTGTTTTTTCGTCTGATTTGGGACGTAATCAACAAAAACGTGGATTTAACGGACGATTCCTCAAACAAAAATTTCAATATTTACTTTAA
- a CDS encoding 30S ribosomal protein S18, with protein MANNNEIRFLNPPTAEVKKKKYCRFKKSGIKYIDYKDPDFLLKFVNEQGKLLPRRLTGTSLKYQRKVAQAVKRARHLALMPYVADLLK; from the coding sequence ATGGCAAATAATAACGAAATACGTTTTTTAAACCCTCCAACTGCAGAGGTAAAAAAGAAAAAATACTGCCGTTTTAAGAAAAGCGGTATTAAATACATCGATTACAAAGACCCTGATTTTTTATTAAAGTTCGTGAACGAGCAAGGTAAATTGTTACCACGCCGTTTAACCGGAACTTCATTAAAATACCAGCGTAAAGTGGCTCAAGCCGTAAAACGTGCCCGTCACTTAGCGTTAATGCCTTATGTGGCCGATTTATTAAAATAA
- a CDS encoding nitroreductase family protein, producing MSQYPFINYVKETYPEAEVIKRALEHFDFYNKRRTVRDFSDKEIPMEVLENIIKSASTAPSGANKQPWTFCVVTNTELKKQIREAAEKEEYESYNGRMTPEWLEDLAPLGTDWQKPFLETAPALIIVFKRSYEIVNEKKKNNYYVTESVGLACGFLLEAIHYCGLVALTHTPSPMNFLSKLLNRPENEKPFLLIPVGYPAENTMVPDIKRKTLTDIAVFYK from the coding sequence ATGAGTCAATATCCCTTCATTAACTATGTAAAAGAAACTTACCCTGAAGCGGAAGTAATTAAACGCGCGTTAGAGCATTTCGATTTTTACAACAAACGTCGTACAGTGCGTGATTTTTCGGACAAAGAGATTCCAATGGAAGTACTGGAAAACATTATTAAATCAGCTTCTACAGCACCTTCAGGAGCCAATAAACAGCCATGGACATTTTGCGTTGTTACCAATACCGAATTAAAAAAACAAATACGGGAAGCTGCAGAAAAAGAAGAATACGAAAGCTATAACGGGCGTATGACTCCTGAGTGGCTGGAAGATTTAGCACCATTAGGCACCGACTGGCAAAAACCATTTCTGGAAACGGCGCCGGCGCTTATCATTGTTTTTAAACGCTCCTATGAAATAGTTAACGAAAAAAAGAAAAACAATTATTATGTGACTGAGTCCGTAGGATTAGCATGTGGCTTTTTACTCGAAGCTATTCATTACTGTGGATTGGTTGCCCTCACACATACTCCAAGTCCGATGAATTTTTTAAGTAAATTATTAAACCGACCGGAAAACGAAAAACCATTTTTATTAATACCGGTTGGCTACCCTGCAGAAAACACCATGGTGCCCGATATTAAAAGAAAAACATTAACAGATATAGCTGTATTCTATAAATAA
- a CDS encoding GSCFA domain-containing protein — translation MQFHLNYNHPKQDFDITHESKLFMMGSCFAENIGDKLNELKFNCTLNPNGILFNPISIATALSSYINNTILSEEEVVFNNELYHSFNHHGFFSCGNKEELINKINHNTRQAHNALKHADVLLITFGSSNVYVNNANSEVVANCHKFPQHHFTKEQLQPGEIINRYEQLIEDLKVFNPKLKIIFTVSPVKYLKDGLIENNLSKAVLIYSIHEILKQHSYCSYFPAYELVTDDLRDYRFYKTDMAHPNEQAIEYVWDKFSVSYFTESTQKIIQKIKEINSAMNHRPLKESTLAHAEFKKSFLQKCTELEKAHPNINFQTEKNFFTS, via the coding sequence ATGCAGTTTCACCTTAACTATAATCATCCGAAGCAAGATTTTGACATTACTCATGAAAGCAAATTATTCATGATGGGATCATGCTTTGCGGAGAACATAGGTGATAAATTAAACGAACTCAAATTTAACTGTACCTTAAACCCAAACGGAATTTTATTCAACCCCATTAGCATTGCCACTGCATTAAGTTCCTATATAAACAATACCATTTTATCGGAAGAAGAAGTTGTGTTTAATAACGAATTATATCACAGTTTCAATCATCATGGCTTTTTTTCATGCGGTAATAAAGAAGAACTCATCAACAAAATAAATCACAATACGCGTCAGGCCCATAACGCTTTAAAACATGCCGATGTATTACTGATTACGTTTGGCTCTTCTAACGTTTATGTTAACAATGCAAATAGCGAAGTAGTAGCCAACTGTCATAAATTCCCGCAACACCACTTTACAAAAGAGCAATTGCAGCCCGGTGAAATCATTAATCGTTATGAACAGTTAATTGAAGATTTAAAAGTATTTAATCCTAAATTAAAAATCATCTTCACGGTTTCTCCGGTTAAATATTTAAAAGACGGATTAATTGAGAATAATTTGAGCAAAGCGGTATTAATCTATAGCATTCATGAAATCCTAAAGCAGCATTCTTATTGTTCTTATTTTCCCGCCTATGAGTTAGTAACCGACGATTTACGTGATTATCGTTTTTACAAAACCGACATGGCTCATCCTAACGAACAAGCCATTGAGTACGTATGGGATAAGTTTTCGGTAAGTTACTTTACAGAATCAACGCAAAAAATAATTCAAAAAATAAAAGAGATAAATTCAGCCATGAATCACCGACCGTTAAAGGAATCTACTTTAGCTCATGCTGAATTTAAAAAATCATTTCTACAAAAATGTACGGAGCTGGAAAAGGCACATCCAAATATTAATTTTCAAACCGAAAAAAATTTCTTTACATCATGA
- a CDS encoding T9SS type A sorting domain-containing protein produces MKYLYSLFFTLFCTSIFATQNFSIGENLAFVPNRGQIVNDAGAPATMVHYRASIPGIEFYITDNGISYVFLKHHRDEYDPALGGSPNPNFNPTTDFARTDMILKNATINRSNVIEEFETASGWNYYYAHCADGITNLKGYHKLTYRNVYPNIDWVIYSDNSGKLKYEFVVKPGGNPADIKMEYKWAKVKIEPTAITLTNPMGEIKEQNLYAYVKETNTQVPANFIEIAENTVAFNVAAPTGGKTLVIDPPLYWSTYWGSAGGEQTMALICSGTGEYVYIAGYTNSTSYPTTNPGAGVYYQGTLAGGTDAFVAKFDTLGVHFWSTYYGGSLNEGATSYTGISIAVGQGNTLWMVGTTNSTNLPLQNGGGGAYYQAALAGGYDIFVAKFDLAGVRQHATYIGGSLDDGGLSHGNGADCDASGNLFIASRMLSTNFPLVNPGGTSYFDNTQNGADDIVLIKLSPAGAMLWSTIYGGTGDDINYSMDLHVDRINNKVYLGTCSASTNIPTLNPGGSFYFDNTQNGATDMYLARFSLTGTLEWGTFIGGSGDEWLAMSVSTAPDGDVAMINLTGSTNMPLVNPGGTAFFDNTHNGGSWDIYVCRFESTGQMSWSTYYGTANNEHCQHNLTFDGNGNIIICGVSDGTASPPTFNPGGAHFYDGTKDAQGTYCLVQFDPTGTMLWGTYWGGSGHDHILGAVGACIGVSAHSDIFLTGETNSTDLPMLNPGLGAFYKPTNSGGQEGFVAKFENDILAPLPVELKSFSCEPAINGINVFWSTAMEINNDYFLLEKTYDGNNFTTLTSVKGAGNSASSKNYYYLDENPSRGANYYRLSQYDKNGGVKFFKLISCEQSASMNDEVTIHVYSVSGQFMFSQKTIDYRELLDKSDIARGIYLVEIIGSNESRSVKYVKTN; encoded by the coding sequence ATGAAGTATCTCTACTCGCTTTTCTTTACGCTTTTCTGCACCTCAATTTTTGCCACTCAAAACTTTTCCATAGGTGAAAATTTAGCGTTTGTTCCAAACCGAGGACAAATTGTAAATGATGCAGGAGCTCCGGCAACAATGGTACATTATCGTGCCAGTATTCCTGGAATTGAGTTTTATATTACAGATAATGGCATTTCCTATGTTTTTTTAAAACACCATCGCGATGAGTATGATCCGGCTTTAGGTGGAAGTCCGAACCCCAATTTCAATCCCACTACCGATTTTGCACGTACGGATATGATTCTCAAAAACGCGACTATTAATCGTAGTAATGTAATTGAAGAATTTGAAACCGCATCAGGCTGGAATTATTATTATGCGCATTGTGCTGACGGAATTACGAACTTAAAAGGATATCACAAATTAACATATCGTAATGTTTACCCCAATATTGATTGGGTTATTTACAGTGATAATTCCGGAAAATTAAAGTATGAGTTTGTTGTAAAGCCCGGAGGTAATCCTGCGGATATAAAAATGGAATACAAATGGGCAAAAGTTAAAATAGAACCTACAGCAATTACTCTTACCAATCCAATGGGTGAGATTAAAGAACAAAATTTATATGCTTATGTGAAGGAAACTAACACGCAAGTTCCTGCAAATTTTATTGAAATAGCTGAAAATACAGTGGCATTTAACGTGGCGGCTCCAACCGGAGGAAAAACCCTGGTCATTGATCCACCCTTATACTGGTCAACTTATTGGGGAAGTGCAGGCGGTGAACAAACCATGGCTCTTATTTGCTCGGGTACCGGCGAATATGTTTATATAGCAGGTTATACCAATAGTACGAGTTACCCTACAACTAATCCGGGAGCCGGTGTTTATTATCAAGGAACTTTAGCAGGAGGAACAGATGCTTTTGTAGCGAAGTTCGATACTCTGGGTGTTCATTTTTGGTCAACCTATTATGGAGGTTCTCTCAATGAAGGTGCAACAAGTTATACAGGAATTTCAATTGCGGTTGGACAAGGAAACACGTTATGGATGGTTGGTACAACTAACTCTACTAATTTGCCATTACAAAATGGAGGAGGAGGCGCTTATTACCAAGCAGCATTAGCGGGAGGGTATGATATTTTCGTTGCAAAGTTTGATTTGGCCGGTGTTCGTCAGCATGCAACTTACATTGGCGGTTCACTTGATGATGGCGGTTTGTCGCATGGTAATGGTGCGGATTGCGATGCTTCCGGAAATTTATTCATTGCATCACGTATGTTGTCTACTAATTTTCCATTGGTAAATCCTGGCGGAACTTCATATTTTGATAATACACAAAACGGTGCAGATGATATTGTACTCATTAAATTGAGTCCAGCCGGTGCTATGTTATGGTCTACTATTTACGGTGGTACTGGCGATGATATTAACTACTCTATGGATTTACATGTCGATAGAATAAACAATAAAGTTTATTTGGGAACATGTTCTGCTTCAACAAACATTCCAACACTTAATCCGGGTGGCTCTTTTTATTTTGATAACACACAAAACGGAGCTACTGATATGTATTTGGCGCGATTCTCGTTGACAGGTACTTTAGAGTGGGGTACATTTATTGGCGGAAGTGGCGATGAGTGGCTCGCTATGTCGGTTTCAACGGCGCCCGACGGAGATGTAGCTATGATTAATTTAACCGGTTCTACAAATATGCCTTTGGTAAATCCAGGCGGTACTGCGTTTTTTGATAACACGCACAATGGTGGAAGCTGGGACATTTATGTTTGTCGTTTCGAAAGTACGGGTCAAATGAGTTGGAGTACATATTATGGCACGGCTAATAATGAACATTGTCAGCATAATTTAACGTTCGATGGCAATGGAAACATTATTATTTGTGGAGTGTCAGACGGAACAGCTTCCCCACCAACGTTTAATCCGGGTGGTGCACATTTTTACGATGGTACAAAAGATGCTCAAGGTACTTACTGTTTAGTTCAATTTGACCCTACAGGTACAATGCTTTGGGGAACTTATTGGGGAGGTTCCGGTCACGACCACATTTTAGGCGCAGTAGGAGCATGTATTGGTGTAAGTGCTCACAGTGATATATTTTTAACAGGTGAAACAAACTCAACTGATTTGCCAATGCTTAACCCAGGTTTAGGCGCATTTTATAAGCCTACTAATAGTGGTGGACAAGAAGGTTTTGTGGCAAAATTTGAAAATGACATTCTGGCTCCATTGCCTGTAGAGTTAAAATCTTTCAGTTGTGAGCCGGCCATAAATGGAATTAATGTGTTTTGGTCGACCGCCATGGAAATTAATAACGATTATTTTCTCTTAGAGAAAACGTATGATGGGAATAATTTCACAACACTCACAAGCGTAAAAGGCGCCGGTAATTCAGCATCTTCAAAAAATTATTATTATCTGGATGAGAATCCTTCGCGCGGCGCAAATTATTATCGCTTATCTCAATACGATAAAAATGGTGGCGTTAAATTCTTTAAGCTCATCAGTTGCGAGCAAAGCGCTTCAATGAATGATGAGGTTACTATTCATGTTTACTCGGTGAGCGGACAATTCATGTTTTCGCAAAAGACCATTGATTATAGAGAATTGTTGGATAAGTCAGATATCGCTCGCGGAATTTATTTGGTGGAGATTATCGGCAGCAACGAATCTCGCAGTGTTAAGTATGTGAAAACAAATTAG
- a CDS encoding HD domain-containing protein encodes MYSFLNQHIFKLISECADELHVEAYVIGGYVRDVIMKRPTKDIDVVTVGKGIDLAKRLHQKLGEEAHLSVFKNFGTAQIKCGDLDVEFVGARKESYDRNSRKPVVEDGTLQDDQNRRDFTINALAIGLSKNNYGQLLDSFGGLNDIENKIIRTPLEPGITYSDDPLRMMRAIRFSSQLGFSIEEKSLTAITENKERIKIVSKERIADELNKIILSPIPSVGFKLLFDTGLLPIIFPEMAKLHGVDTINGLSHKDNFYHTLEVLDNVARKSDNLWLRWSAILHDIAKPATKRFEPGHGFTFHGHEDKGARMVPKIFANLKLPLNEKMKYVQKLVLLHLRPIVLAKTEVTDSAVRRVLFEAGDDIDDLMALCEADITTKNPNKVKRYMHNFEIVRQKLVEIEEKDRLRNWQPPVMGEEIMQMFNLSPGREIGILKNALRDAILDGVIENNYEAAKLFLINKHKELMVK; translated from the coding sequence ATGTATTCCTTTTTAAATCAACATATATTTAAACTTATTTCTGAATGCGCTGACGAGCTTCATGTGGAAGCGTATGTTATTGGCGGATATGTTCGTGATGTGATAATGAAAAGACCAACCAAAGACATTGATGTGGTAACGGTTGGTAAAGGAATTGACCTTGCTAAAAGATTACATCAGAAACTGGGAGAAGAAGCGCATCTTTCCGTTTTTAAAAATTTCGGAACTGCTCAAATTAAGTGCGGTGATTTGGACGTAGAGTTTGTTGGCGCACGAAAAGAAAGTTATGATCGTAACTCCCGCAAACCGGTTGTTGAAGACGGAACTCTGCAAGATGATCAGAATCGTCGCGATTTTACCATCAATGCATTGGCAATCGGTCTCAGTAAAAATAATTACGGTCAACTACTCGATTCTTTTGGGGGACTGAATGACATTGAAAACAAAATCATCCGCACACCGCTTGAACCGGGTATCACCTACAGTGATGATCCATTGAGGATGATGAGGGCTATTCGCTTTTCATCACAATTGGGATTTAGTATAGAAGAAAAATCATTAACTGCCATCACGGAAAATAAAGAGCGTATTAAAATCGTATCGAAAGAACGTATCGCTGATGAGTTAAATAAAATCATACTCTCGCCCATTCCTTCTGTAGGATTCAAATTATTATTCGATACCGGTTTACTCCCCATCATATTTCCTGAAATGGCTAAACTTCATGGCGTGGATACAATAAACGGATTATCTCATAAAGACAATTTCTATCACACATTAGAAGTATTGGATAATGTGGCGCGCAAAAGCGATAACCTTTGGTTACGTTGGTCGGCCATCTTACACGATATCGCAAAACCTGCCACCAAACGATTTGAACCCGGACACGGATTTACTTTCCATGGCCACGAAGATAAAGGCGCCCGAATGGTACCGAAGATATTTGCCAATTTAAAATTACCCCTGAATGAAAAAATGAAGTACGTACAAAAATTAGTATTGCTTCATCTTCGTCCGATTGTATTGGCAAAAACTGAAGTAACAGATAGTGCTGTGAGACGCGTACTTTTTGAAGCGGGTGATGATATTGATGATTTAATGGCTTTATGCGAAGCGGATATCACAACAAAGAATCCGAATAAAGTAAAACGCTACATGCACAATTTTGAAATTGTGCGTCAGAAATTAGTTGAGATAGAGGAAAAAGATCGCTTACGAAATTGGCAGCCTCCCGTTATGGGCGAAGAAATTATGCAAATGTTTAATTTAAGTCCCGGCAGAGAAATTGGCATTTTAAAAAACGCTTTAAGAGATGCTATTTTAGATGGCGTTATCGAAAACAACTATGAAGCCGCCAAACTCTTTCTCATAAACAAGCATAAAGAATTAATGGTTAAATAA
- a CDS encoding DEAD/DEAH box helicase: protein MGYKQPTPIQEQAIPVILQNKDLIACAQTGTGKTAAYLLPIINHILHAPTRHLNTLIIAPTRELVLQIDQQIDGMGYFCSVGSIAVYGGSDGITFEKQRQAMQEGVDIVCATPGRLIALLQMGQLNFEHLQHLVLDEADRMLDMGFFDDIRTIISYLPKKRQTILFSATMPPKIRQLANQILTEPETINIAISKPAAGINQQAYVVYDNQKEPLLQEILKNEDYQSVIIFSSTKENVKALEKTIRKMEPSVKAFHSDLEQAEREEIMRDFKNRKLRVLIGTDILSRGIDVEGISLVVNYDAPPDPEDYIHRIGRTARAQKAGVAITFINQKDQGKFARIEALMGYDVNKLPIPEQLGAGPEYNPEANKKFEKKPFKPGGQNRKGGFRRKGNSGGNNRPNKN from the coding sequence ATGGGTTACAAACAGCCCACTCCCATACAAGAGCAGGCTATTCCTGTAATTCTTCAAAACAAAGACCTTATTGCCTGTGCGCAAACCGGAACAGGAAAAACGGCGGCATATCTCTTACCAATTATAAATCACATTTTACACGCTCCCACTCGACATCTCAACACATTAATCATTGCCCCAACACGTGAATTAGTATTGCAAATTGACCAACAAATTGATGGCATGGGCTATTTTTGTTCGGTGGGTTCAATTGCTGTATATGGAGGTAGTGATGGCATAACGTTCGAGAAACAAAGGCAAGCCATGCAAGAAGGGGTTGACATTGTGTGCGCCACACCCGGTCGTTTAATTGCGTTATTGCAAATGGGACAACTCAATTTTGAACACCTTCAGCATTTAGTTTTAGATGAAGCCGATCGAATGTTAGACATGGGCTTTTTTGATGATATAAGAACCATTATTAGTTATCTTCCGAAAAAAAGACAAACTATTTTGTTTTCGGCTACCATGCCTCCTAAAATCCGACAGTTGGCAAACCAAATCTTAACCGAGCCTGAAACCATTAATATTGCAATTAGTAAACCTGCTGCCGGCATTAATCAGCAAGCGTATGTTGTTTATGATAATCAAAAGGAGCCTTTACTGCAGGAAATTCTAAAGAATGAAGATTATCAAAGTGTCATTATTTTTTCAAGCACCAAGGAAAATGTAAAAGCGCTCGAGAAAACAATCCGTAAAATGGAACCATCGGTAAAAGCGTTTCATAGTGATTTAGAGCAGGCCGAACGCGAAGAAATTATGCGTGATTTTAAAAATAGAAAATTGCGTGTTTTAATTGGAACAGATATTTTATCGAGGGGGATTGATGTAGAAGGAATTAGTTTGGTAGTAAATTACGATGCTCCACCTGATCCGGAAGATTATATCCATCGAATCGGAAGAACGGCTCGTGCGCAAAAAGCCGGCGTAGCCATCACTTTCATTAATCAAAAAGATCAAGGAAAATTTGCGCGCATAGAAGCTTTGATGGGATACGATGTAAATAAACTTCCGATTCCTGAACAATTAGGTGCGGGACCTGAATACAATCCGGAAGCCAATAAAAAATTTGAGAAGAAACCGTTTAAACCGGGTGGACAAAACCGAAAAGGCGGATTTAGAAGAAAAGGAAATTCAGGAGGAAATAACCGTCCGAATAAGAATTAA
- a CDS encoding PrsW family intramembrane metalloprotease: MYNLFFYLYLSFSGVAAIISISMWIDYFRKIDVFEPEKIRNLVLAMLIGCITPFLSIYLYRLIHMVGYDLNGEFYNDLMYTIFAIGANEELSKIVGVLIVFRVFKNKINEPIDYLVYAGVTALGFSIVENFKYFNNYGIQIISTRAFYSALVHIINTTIIVYGFFRLKLFNKGNQYTNTIVAFIASASSHGLFDFFLINNFLGPVTPFFATIVYLIGINFWVQMLNNANNYSQNFSYEKIHFSSTIFYRLLFWYLATLIFTIVYNMIVFDPKRALSYFFNSLSSDGLLLVIVILRASRFKIFYRKYFNVNIELPFYFTKNGDEDFKLLYLFPIKIRGESAYEYKLTTYLNKMVQLFPLSEKETQIKEPLTVNLCDKILLNDDVIVYKAQHQNQTYYIKPKTNGDTETEQEHPIAGLFTLKEVYNQENEAVLSYKDLNFIEWIYVK, from the coding sequence ATGTACAATTTGTTTTTCTATCTATATCTGTCATTTTCGGGAGTAGCGGCCATCATAAGCATTAGTATGTGGATTGATTATTTCAGAAAGATTGATGTATTTGAACCTGAAAAAATAAGGAACCTTGTACTCGCCATGCTCATTGGATGTATTACTCCTTTTCTGAGTATATATCTATACCGACTCATTCATATGGTCGGCTACGATTTGAATGGTGAATTTTACAATGATTTAATGTATACCATTTTTGCAATTGGCGCCAATGAAGAACTTTCAAAAATTGTTGGTGTTCTGATTGTATTCCGTGTTTTCAAGAATAAAATAAATGAACCTATCGATTATTTAGTTTATGCCGGCGTAACCGCGCTGGGATTTTCAATTGTAGAAAACTTTAAATACTTCAATAATTATGGAATTCAAATTATTTCAACACGCGCCTTCTACTCTGCCCTCGTTCACATTATTAATACAACAATTATTGTTTACGGATTTTTCCGGCTGAAACTTTTTAATAAAGGCAATCAATATACCAACACCATTGTAGCCTTCATTGCCTCGGCTTCTTCACATGGATTGTTTGATTTTTTTCTCATTAATAATTTTCTCGGACCGGTAACACCATTCTTTGCAACAATTGTTTACTTAATTGGTATTAATTTTTGGGTGCAGATGCTAAACAACGCCAATAATTATTCGCAAAACTTCAGCTACGAAAAGATTCATTTCTCGAGTACTATTTTTTACCGCCTCTTATTTTGGTATTTAGCTACTCTCATTTTTACAATCGTTTATAACATGATTGTATTTGATCCGAAACGCGCGCTAAGTTACTTCTTTAACAGTTTAAGCTCCGACGGATTATTATTAGTCATCGTTATTCTGCGCGCCAGTCGATTTAAAATATTCTACCGCAAATATTTTAACGTTAATATTGAATTACCATTCTATTTCACAAAAAACGGTGATGAAGATTTTAAGCTCTTATATTTATTTCCAATTAAAATAAGGGGAGAGAGCGCTTACGAATACAAACTCACCACCTATTTAAATAAGATGGTTCAACTCTTTCCTTTGTCGGAAAAAGAAACGCAAATAAAAGAACCTTTAACTGTTAATCTCTGCGACAAAATACTCTTGAATGATGATGTGATTGTTTATAAAGCACAACATCAAAATCAAACCTATTACATTAAGCCCAAAACCAATGGCGATACAGAAACCGAGCAAGAACATCCTATTGCGGGTTTATTTACTTTAAAAGAGGTTTATAATCAAGAAAATGAGGCTGTGCTTAGTTATAAGGACCTTAATTTTATAGAATGGATTTATGTAAAATAA
- a CDS encoding 30S ribosomal protein S6, which produces MEKRYETVFILTPVLSDEQAKEAAKKFKKALTDLGAKVVNEEHWGLRKLAYPIQKKTTGFYHLIEFSGDAENLISTLETTYKRDERVLRFLTVALDKHAIAYSEKRKGKVAEGKTKKKESANA; this is translated from the coding sequence ATGGAAAAACGTTATGAGACGGTCTTCATTTTAACTCCCGTTTTGTCTGATGAACAGGCAAAGGAGGCCGCAAAAAAATTTAAAAAAGCACTCACCGATTTGGGAGCGAAGGTAGTGAACGAAGAACACTGGGGCTTACGTAAGTTAGCTTACCCAATTCAGAAGAAAACAACAGGTTTTTATCACCTTATCGAGTTTTCAGGAGATGCAGAGAACTTAATCTCTACTCTTGAAACTACTTACAAACGTGATGAAAGAGTGTTACGTTTCTTAACCGTTGCTTTAGATAAACACGCTATTGCTTACAGCGAAAAACGTAAAGGTAAAGTGGCTGAAGGTAAGACTAAAAAGAAAGAATCAGCTAACGCTTAA
- a CDS encoding 50S ribosomal protein L9 → MEVILKQDIKGLGFADELVKVRPGYGRNFLIPRGMAVLATEGARKMHAEVLKQRAFKEEKLRKEAQTNAEKLAGVTIKIGAKAGENGKIFGSVTTIQVAEALNKAGYPVERKNIEISEDSIKALGTYNAKVRLFKEVSATVSFEVVAE, encoded by the coding sequence ATGGAAGTTATTTTAAAACAAGATATCAAAGGATTAGGGTTCGCTGACGAACTTGTAAAAGTGCGTCCGGGTTACGGTCGTAACTTTTTAATCCCACGCGGCATGGCAGTATTAGCTACTGAAGGTGCTCGTAAAATGCATGCTGAAGTATTAAAGCAACGTGCATTTAAAGAAGAGAAATTACGTAAAGAAGCTCAAACAAATGCTGAGAAATTAGCAGGTGTTACTATTAAAATTGGCGCTAAAGCCGGTGAAAATGGTAAGATTTTCGGATCAGTTACTACTATCCAGGTGGCTGAAGCTTTAAACAAAGCAGGTTACCCTGTAGAGCGTAAAAACATTGAAATCAGCGAAGATTCAATTAAAGCTTTAGGTACTTATAACGCTAAAGTGCGTTTATTTAAAGAAGTATCTGCAACTGTAAGCTTTGAAGTTGTAGCTGAATAA